From the Portunus trituberculatus isolate SZX2019 chromosome 8, ASM1759143v1, whole genome shotgun sequence genome, the window actgtttatcgctttttctctttctctctctctctttgttcatttttccttcacactGTTCCCTGTTCTCAATTCTCTTCAGTTCGTtcgctttttttcccttctctgttatgttttcctgttttctgttttgccttctgttcttgttttccatgctgtttctctctctctctctctctctctctctctcttggtgacaTTATTACCATCGTCAATATTTCCACGGTAGTATTGAGAGTGGAGACAGTTATACCCCcccctgtctcttcctttccacccCCCCCCATCCTAATGATCAGCAAACTAAGACGCCACGCCACACTGCCTCATCATCACATGCaccggaagggaggaggaggaggaggaggaggaggaggaggaggagggatttaATAAGATACATTTCCACACATTACtctccaacccaacccaacccaacctaacccaatttaaACCTACacaaacctatttttttttttccctcaggtgATTAGCTACAGCCTATTCGGAGCCTTCCCCAGTGCCTACCATCGGGGCATAGAGGAACTCGCAGGGGAGGTCCACAAAGCGTACCCTGGGTGGACAATGAGGGTGTACCACGCTCTTAATCTGTCCAGAGAGGCGGAGAGggcgtggctgtgtgtcttGGCTTGTCAACACCCACACCTCGATTTTTGTCACGTTGCTAATCTGTCAggtggtaagtttttttttttttgtttactctctctctctctctctctctctctctctctctctctctggcctcacctcctccctcttctcttccagtctttcctctcactccctcactttctccttcctcctttctctcacgctctcttcctcttccctcaaatTTCCTgccctcactcctccttcacctcttcttccagtctttactcactctccttcctcctccctcatgtttcctgccctcactccctcactctttccttccagtacctcccctcactccctccttcatgTCCTTAACCTAActgaaactaacctaacctactctaacttcacctaacctaaccaagcctagtctaacctaacttgacctgacctctAATGTGACAGGCGTGGGTGACATCAGGGACACAGTGGGGTCAGTGTGGCGGGCGGCAGTGCTTGGTGACGCCCTGGTGACACGCTACATGATACGTGATGCAGACGCGCCAATCCTCGCTAGGGAAGTGCACGCCGTGAGGGAATGGCTCTCGTCTGGCAaggtgggtgagggaggaggggtgaaggacgggaggggtgaggaaggagagatggagaaagagtgagaagaaggggaggggatgaagcaggagagagaaggaagaggatggaggaaggatgagggaggaaagacgatggaggaagaatgaggaaggagaggagtgagggagaagaggagaaagagtgagggaggaaagaggaagagggaagagtgaaggagagatgaaggaggggtaagagaggagataaaggaggaagagtgaggaatgaaggaaaggaaggagaggaagaagacgtggagagagaaggaataaggaatgaggaaggagggggatgaaggaagagagagggatgcacACCTTAAGCCAGtaatcctcactatttcaacatGATATTTTAGACTCCACAAGCTATATCACAAGTTACCATTCACACTGGCACTGGGTAACAAGAGGCAGAGTGACTCAAGAACgtgaaacaataacaaaacatgaaaaataacaaccaaactaattctttttctatctttctcatccACTAAACATccacactcttccttctctccttcccctccacttaAATAACCTCTCCCCCTGTCCACTTCCTGTCCTTCTGCCCCCCCTCCACCACACCCTGCCACTTCTGACCCCCTCCCGACCCCTTGCAGTGCTTCCATGTGATGCGAGACAGCCCCCACCACGACCAAGCAGTGATGGCGGGGCTGTGGGGCGGCTGTGGTGACTGGCAAGCCTCAGCACTGCCCAGACTGAGAGACCAGCTGTTTAAATGGTCTCCCAAACGTGCACCGCCCTCCGTGGATCAGCTCTATatcaatgtatgtgtgtgtgtgtgtgtgtgtgtgtgtgtgtgtgtgtgtgtgtgaagggtcaATGTACTCGCTTTTCTACGCATGTGTATAGATAAGCAGATACgcacgcgaacacacacacacacacacacacaagacgcgATACAGTGTGGATGACATTGGACGTtcgataaattctctctctctctctctctctctctctctctctctctctctctctctctctctctctctctctctctctctcaatcaatcaaccttcctcctcctcttc encodes:
- the LOC123499613 gene encoding uncharacterized protein LOC123499613 — encoded protein: MRVNLSPCPCQRNVTATLPSCPSAGVAGVASVKDALGESTCSDWATARGGNQRVISYSLFGAFPSAYHRGIEELAGEVHKAYPGWTMRVYHALNLSREAERAWLCVLACQHPHLDFCHVANLSGGVGDIRDTVGSVWRAAVLGDALVTRYMIRDADAPILAREVHAVREWLSSGKCFHVMRDSPHHDQAVMAGLWGGCGDWQASALPRLRDQLFKWSPKRAPPSVDQLYINMLLWPLIRRNLTAHDSYHCASFTATRAFPTRRKGRDFVGMRSFRPAHALDALSTPCPAPCRPPQHKNWEYC